GTGGTTACTCAATTTTGCTGGAACCGGATACTGATGTTGATGCTCCATGGTTTACAAAGGGCACAGTGGAAAGGTTCGTGCAACTTTATGTTGACCTTGTAAGAATTCCAATTATCTAATCAATTTCATATGTTCTTACATGTGCGTAGCTTATGAACTGGGAATGTTTCCATGATCGTCCATGTCTTATGTGCAAAGGGATAAACTTTTTCATTTACATTTCTCGCTAAAATGTTCGGAACCTTCGTTAGGGACAGTCCATACTAAACCAAAATAACTCTTGTAAGCATTTATCATGTAAATGTTTAATCTGGAGCGTCCAGGACTTCAGTCATGATAACTTCCCCCCCGTAATGTTAAGCTGTTTTTGCACGTCCTGTGGATGCTGAGAAAGATTAAAAAAGAGAATACGAGTGTCAAGGTGTACGAACAAATCAGTCCAGTGttttttttgggataaataTCAATTGGTCCAATGTTTCTTTCTGTTAACAGGTTTGTCCGCTTTGTGAGCACTCCGGAGATTCTGGAAAGGGTATACACCATAGAATCTGAGATCTTGCAGATTGAGGAAGCAATGGCCCTTCAGGGAAAAAATGATAGTGGACAAGGGCGAGTAAGTATTTACTGATCTTCAGAAATTTCATGTGTCATTGATTGTCAAGACGCCGGTCCAacacttttatttctttaacAGGTTGAATACAAAGAAGCAAAACCAGCAGGGAAGTTTGCAGGTACTTCTGAGTGAAAACTTGTATCATTATTAACAAAATAAGGccagttctttttctttttctttctcatcaTCACACAGGTCAAGTGATACTCTGTTCTCAACTTTATGGTCTTCGTTTCTTGACTAATCTAACTCTTTCCActttttaacttcttttttttctcccatCGCTCATTGATCGGTTCCTCCATTTGCAAGGAAATACTGCTTTTGATGTCGATATCTAGACACTGCTAGTTCCTTACttatttttgtcaaaaaagttttcttcttcttcttccccttTTATCAGCTAAGTAGTAGTGGGCTATATCCTCCAGTGTTATGTGAAATTGCTAGTTTGTAGAGAATCATATTTTGTAGGTTCTTTATCTTTTGGTATATCCCTTGTATACGGTCGTTTTTTGGCCATGTTTATGAAAGAAAATACTTTTACttgatcaaaatttttttttaaaaaatgacacATATACTGAAAAGCACGGAACTATTGGCAGGTACTAAATCTACAGCAGATGTCAATGAGGAGAAAGCTATTGTCCTTTACAAGGTGGGTGGTTATGTTGTATTCTTTCAAATGTTGCACACATTATGCATTTTTCCTAATCTGGTTTATTTTTCGGGCAGCCTGGGGAACATCGACCTCAAACAGATTCGCAGGAAGAAAATTCAAGGTATGTGAGTGGCAAATCATTTCAGCAGATTTTTCTGTTCGTTGAAATTACACGTGGGACTGTGGTCTCACTTCATCATCGCATGAATTAAGATTTTTTGCTGATGATTTATCAAGTAGAAGAATTTGTTCAGATTCTTTTTTGCATCTCTGTTCCGTTGTCAGTGACGGATCTAGCTTTAGTGCTACGGGTTCAACCGAACTCAGCACGGAACATAGTTACATGTGTGAAAAACTATAAAATTTCAGCAAATACTGTACTCTAAACCCATAATTTTAAGAGTATAGTGAGTTCAGTACTAATAATTGTAAAGGTTGAACCCATCAAGTTAAAGTCGGGGATCCACCTGTGCGTTTGTTGCAGTCGTAATGTTAGGAAGTAAATCAGTGAAATCACTATGGTCAAATTGAGAAGAACTAGgatttcttttttgttgataAAGTTGAGAAGGATTTCTAACTTAGCATTGTTAGCTATTTCTCTTAGTTGTATGTCAATATTCACGATTCTCCATTTTATTCAAATCATGGCTAGTCAAAATTCAGTATTATTTTATCGATCAATTGCACTCCTGTCCTTGTTCATGATTCTCCACTTTAAATCAAATCCTTGTATGCAGCCCCTTAGTCTGTAATAAGTTACTTGGACTCTAAAAAAGTGTTGCCACAcctgtgtcggatcctccaaaaatacactacttttgaaggatccgacacgcacccgacGACATTTTGggagagtccgagtaacatgTATGTCGGCTTGCTTCAATATTGCATATTATGTCGGCGAATTCAAGCTCATTTGCCTTTTAACCTGGGCCAGTCAAAATAAAGGCAGGATTTGCTCGTCTTTTATTTCGACTTTTCAGTATTTACATAAGTTGTATGTCACCAGCCTATGCTCATGCTTTTGAAGTTTCCTTCAGTTTGTTATTGGTTTCAGAGGCCTTAAAGAATCTCCAGAAACTTATATGGAGTTCCTCTGAGCTTGTAACATATATGAGAGCCAAATTATTCAAGTTTAGTAACAGCTCCAATGCGGTTTTATTGATTTTTCTTATCCAGAGTACAGCTTTTGAAGGTTCTGGAGACTCGCAAGTCTGTGCTTCAAAAAGAACAAGGAATGGCATTCGCTCGTGCTGTAGCTGCTGGTTTTGATATTGATCGGATGGCACAAATGGTATCATTTTCTGAATCTTTTGGTGCTTCGCGCTTAAGGTAAGCAACCAGAAGCAACTTCTACTTCCCTTCCAAACTATTAaaagaaacacaaataaaaGGTTAATTTAATAAACATCGCAAAAACGATTCTATGATTCATTATGTGTTTTCATGTGGCAGAGATGCATGTGTAAGATTTATGGAACTGTGGAAGAAAAAGCATGAAAATGGACAATGGGTTGAAATTGAAGCTGCAGAAGCAATGGCAAATCAATTAGACATTGCTGCAATGAATGCATCTGGAATTCAGCTCTCTAATGTTGCTAATAAGCAGTTTGATTCCAACAGCGAGATGGCTTCTGAGAATGGTAATTCAGGTAAAGAAGCAAATCCCATTGAAGGCTACTCTTATCATAACTTGTCCATCATATAGGCATCTGGGCAAGGCCATATAATTGTCTCTGGGAGGTTTGACTAACCTAgcctaactttatatttcattcaACTTTAAGCTGTATGGAAAATTACTGGTAAGGGATGGTCCAGATAACCTTGTGCCAGAATTTGTCAACCGAGCTCTAGACATGTTTCTGGAGATTTTTAGaggattttttttccaaaaacttattggatgacttatgacaaataataataacatacaTTCTTTTAGTCATCAAGGTTCTGGTTttcgtttttctttttcaacatacaaaatgTTCATTCGGTTTGGGATCCTTTCAGTTCTGACCTTGGATATAGTCTTACCATTTATGAGGATTGAGTAGGATGATATAGGCATgttatatttttgtacaacGTGTGCCTTCTTGAGAGAGTTGGTAagttttgatatattcttttgcaatATAGGGGAAAGGCCTCCATTTGATCAACAAAGCCCAAATggtcaacaacaatatcaatatatacATCCAATGTTTCCACCGTGGGCAATGCATTCTCCTCCCTCTGCCTTACCTCCTTTTCAAGGATATCCCATGCAAGGAGTACCATACTATCCAGCTTATCCCGGAAATGGGCATCCCTATCAACCTCCTTATCCAGGAATGGAAAACTCTCCAACGGGTGTCACTCCGAGAAGTAGACAGAAAAGACGGTCTTTGGATAGGAGAGAGAGCAACAGTGATTCAGAGGAGGGTGAAGAAATGGAAAGTGAAGGGTCTCATAGTCAAAGAAAGAAGGCTGGTCGGTCAAGGAAAAATAAATCAGGAAAGGTTGTTATACGTAACATTAATTATATCACTTCTAAGGCAAAGAACTCTAGTGATAGCGAATCAGAAGCAGCTTCTGGTTCGGAAAAAGATGCTGATAGTGAAGATTTAGAAGGCAACGGTCACAATCCAGTGAACAAGCAAACTTCACGGTCACCAAAAACAAGACGAAGCCGCACAAAGCTTCAGGATGAATCAATTTCATATGATGATACTGTTTGTGAGAAGGAACCTGACGGTGGGCATTGGCTGGCATTTCAAAATTGTTTATTGAAAGGTAATGAAGAAGAACGTCATGCTGACAAAAATGGCATGTTTGCAATGGAGAAAGATGCAAGGAGGAGACCAAAAAGTACCATCGCCAATGGTGAAGTTCTACTTTCTAGCAGAGGATATGACAATGCTCAAGGACTTGGTGACCAAATGGACATGCACTTTCCTGAAATAAATGGGAGAAAAGTCATGCCTAGAACTGCAAATGATGAATTTATGTTAAATGGTCGAGAAAATCAATCAGGGCTGAGAAATTCATTAGATCCTCTTGCAGTAAATGCATTTGAGCATACTAATAAGCTAGACAAAGCTTCCTCACATGATATGACTGATGAGTCTTTTATAGTAACTTTTAGGTCAATGTCATTGGATGGCGTTGGACCAGACGGTAGAACTGCCATTAACATGGAGTCTGAGCTTCCATCAATGCATCAAAAATCAGAAAACAACTCTGCTGGAATTATGAGCTACGAGCCTAATGATTTGAGCATGATGCCTGAACGTGGAACAGAAAAGAGTTCAGGTGTCTATGACCCTGCTTTTGACTATGAAATGCAGGTTTGCATTGAAGGTTCTGCTTCAAAggataaaagaaagaatggagtcTCAAATGAGGCTAAGGAAGGTTCTAAAAAATCAGAGAAAGATCGCAGGTCAAAAGCTACTGTTGATACTTCGGATAAGAAAAGGAGTGGAGGACcaataagaaaaggaaaaatgtcAAAGTCAAGTCCTTTGGATGATGCACGAGCACGCGCTGAGAGGATAAGATCCTTCAAAGCTGATATCCAGaagatgaaaaaagaaaaggtacaCTGACTTAACTTTTCtcacttttccccttttttggcAGTACACAATATAATTTATTAGTATAGCTCGATGTTTTTGGAAAATCTAACCTGTTTAGGTGGAACTTCAAAATTTTGCAGGAAGAGGCAGACCAAAAGCGCATTGAAGCATTAAAACTGGAAAGACAAAAGAGAATTGCATCCAGAGGTGGCTCCAGCTCTGGCCGCTCTCCAGCATCAACAACCCAAACAAGAAAATTGCCAGCAAAAAGCTCTCCTGGCACCTTCAGGGGATCTAAGTTCAGTGACTCAGAGCCTGGATCCTCGTCGCCATTGCAAAGAACCAAAATAAGAACTTCGCTCGGGTCAAGTGATTTGCAAAAGGGCTCTAAAGCCAGCAAATCAACTGATGGCAGCAAGTTGGCAGGTAGTAACAAATTGAGTAGATCAGCGTCATCCTTATCTGAaccgaaaaaagaaaacaatggTGTTACACCTGATTCAAAAGCATCCATGGCACGAATAAGAAGATTATCAGAGCCCAAAGCAATCAGCAGCAAGCCTGATACTTTACGGAAGGCACAAAGTGCTGAACTATCAAAGCCCAAGGCTCGGAGTGCTGAACCAGTGTCCAAGACAAAGCGCTCTGATGTGCCAGAGAGCAAGAAAATATCTGCCATCATAGACCTTGACAAAAAGAAGGCTGCAACTCTTCCTGAGCTGAAAATCAGAACCACCAAAGATTCGTCAGATTTACCACAAGACAAACCAGCTGCGGAGATTATAGCAAAGGAGAAGAATGACAGGCCTTCTGTAGCATCTGAAGGCATTCAATCATACAAGAATGATCTAGATGAAAACATTATTGAGAAAACTGTTGTTATGCTTGAGAAGGAGAAGCCCTCTTTGGTCGTGGAAGAGTGTGACCACATTGACAGTGTAGAGAAAACTGACTATGCCTCTACACGTGACCCACCCTCACCCTTTGAAGGATTTATCAGAGCTCCTGTTCCTAGCCGACTGCAAGAACTGCCAAATTCCCATGAGGTAGGAATAGTAGAGTTTGGTAAAATTAAAAGCTGGCACTCTTTGATACTTCCATTAACACACTCTTTGATGCTTCCGTTAACACAACACAATTACTAAAAAATCTTGCAGTTCATTGGCTATCTATCTCAGTTGAATGTATGGTAAGTTACAGACCATGAGTAGATCATGAAGATAAAATGTCCCTGACTTTCTTCATTAAAATTGTTCCCGATATAGCAAACCTTTTTTTCAGAAGCAGCATAGGCAAATTAAATTAATCTTTTTACTGCTATGTTTTAAATcagaatcaacaacaacaacaacaacaacaacaacaaacccagtataatcccactatgtggggtctggggagggtagagtgtacgcagacctaacccccaccttgaaaggtagggcggctgtttccgaaagaccctcggctcaagagaggagaaaaacgaGAGGAAAAGACAAAAGGTTAGATATAATCAAGCgtaatgaaaacaatatgaaagcAAGAAATAACAAAACCGATCATGGTAAAAGGAGTATCAACTGCTATAGGTAACTATGAGAATGAaacaatgaaagtaaataagTCATTCGAAACCAACAGATACTCGCAGAAATCAagatacaagaaactatagaaCAACATAACTACTCTTAAGGGAGGGTAAACGCGACTACCTACTATCCTTCTACCCTAAtatgagtcctccataccctcctatctaaggtcatgtcctccgTAAGCATGAAaagcgccatgtcctgtctaatcacttccccccaatacttcttcggcctacctctacctcttctgaaaccgtcGCTGGCCAATCTCtcgcacctccgcactggggcatttTCGTCTCTCcgcatcacatgcccaaaccatctcagcctcgcttcccgcatcttgtcttccactgAGACTATTCCAACCTTGTCTcggatgacttcattcctaatcctatcacTCCTAGTGTacccacacatccaccgcaacattctcatttccgccACTTTCATCTTCAACATGAGATTTCTTGGTAATGACACTACGCCCCATACAACAAAGGCGGTcaaaccaccactttgtagaacttgcctttaagtttcggtggcaccttcttgtcacaCAACACTCGAGGCTAGCCTCCAGAGTGTTGtgtgacaagaaggtgccaccgaaacttaaaggcaagttctacaaagtggtggttagaccagctttgttgtatggggcggagtgttggccagtcaagaaatctcatgttcagaagatgaaagtggcgGAAATGAGAATAGACATTTTAGTTTTTTCTGGAATATGAATTTGCTTTATATCatttgattcttttttctttgttggcaTGGGGGTGTTGGGGTTGGGGTGTGGGGGGGTTAAGGGGCGCTTTAATGTTCTTGGGTGCCTGATGGATATTCTGTGATGTGAGAGAGCTATTGTTTCAATTTAATAACATGTCGGTTTGAAATTAAATTTCAGCTGAGCATGTATAATTGTGCTCATGGATATTTGTAACCATTTATCTGCCAATGGGTTTATATTTTATCATTTACATGGCTCCAGGGGTTATTCTCATTAGCATATTTTAATTGGTAAAAGTTTTAATTTCTGCTTTGTTTGTTTGAGTTCTGATTGACTTAACATCAGCTGCATATGCAACTCTAGAAATTGAATGTTCCACCATAATATTTGCAGACAGGGACGAGTTATGCGGATGACACTCCCAAGTTTGCAAATATCGGAAGTACTGTTTATCGTGCTCCATATGCTCGTGTCTCCTCCATAGAGGACCCTTGTACCAGAAACTTGGAGTTTGTTAAAGCACCCCCATCGAGCTCAGACACAGGATCAACAGTTAAAGAAATTGCCAAAGCTCATGCACCTGATATTCACACTGTTAGAGTAGATAACAATCCAGAAGCTGCAGAAAAGACTCAAGTGAAGGAATCACCAAAAGGTTTTAAACGCCTCTTGAGGTTTGCAAAGAAGAACCACACCTCTGCAGGAGCGGAATCAAATGGTGCAAGCATGAGTAGCATCAAGCAGGATGATAGTGCCACAAATGCTTCCTTGCCTGGTGAAGGTAATGAACTTTCAGATCTCTTAACTAGCCGTAGCTGAAAACATCGATAACACGTTTCCTTTTGAAATTATGGGGGACTAGGTCTGCAATAATTCTCCTATAAAGATATTCTTGTCCGAAAATATAATGACGACTCAATGTAcagttttgggaagatttcttTGATTTGTATGTACTCTAAATAACTCAATGGGCAACTATGTTTTCATCCTGAACGTTTAGCTCTAATTTCATCTGCACAACTGAAATTCACATGGAATCCACAATAATTTCTTCTCCCTTGCCGCTCGTCAATATCTATAAGCTGACCTTATACCTTGTCTCTTCCAGTTTACACTTTGAAGAATTTGATCTCCCAAGATGAAACCCCAACTGCTGGCAATGTTTCTCAGAAGTGTAAGATTTAATATTATCTGCATGATTTTTACaggtttatttttatatttatgaatgAGGAACTGAGGTGCTTACACTTTTATACAGCTCGACTCTCTTTGTTATCTCCCTTTCGAAGCAAGACTAGTGAAAAAAGGTGAAAATATTCAGTATCAAGATTATTCAAGTGCTCCTATGGTTGTCAGCAGGAGGTGTGACACATCATTCATCATTTTAGGATTTTCTCACAGCTCTTACTGACTTCCCAAAAACGGTTTCTTTCGTAAATTTAGTTACTGTAAAAATGTGTGGTTGTTAAGATGAGAAATGTATATACATTCGACTGCCTGTTTGCTTTCTATGTACTCTACAGTTTGGATTTGATTTAGGTGTTTTGCAGTGAAGATGCTCGAGAAATTTTTCCAGGTCCTATTGTATATTTATTGCTTAAAGTATTAACGCTCCTTCACCTATGTATTGAATCATTAAGTAGCTGGAACTTCCAGAAAAATGCATTAAACAGTCCCCATTGGCTtggttctttaatattttaccGTCATTTCCTCTTGGAGAGGGATCTTCCGTGGTTGTTTCATAGTAAAATAAACCTTCTCTTCAATGAGGCAATAATACAAATGCTGCTTCATTTTAGTTTCTTTGCATTGTAAGGGACTTTTTTCAGTGTATGACCTTATGATTTAAGAAGGTGAAGTGATATAATAGGCAGCATTTGTGGCCTATATTAAGGCCAAAAGCATTGGAAATGAATATAAGAGAGAAAAACATACTACAACAAAGCACATGGTcgactatatgaatcctcactgcTCATTTCTTTTTAGTAGGCCATCCAGGTTGGCTATATGGCCTACTATACTTTCCATAAGAGGAGAATATGGCAGTGAAAACAGAAAGTAACACGGGATGTGTAGGTGCATCAATTTGGTAAAATCTGGTAAGCAGAATAATTggagaagagaaaatgaaataagtatcaacaacaacatacctagtgagATCCCCGAAGTGGGTggggtgtacgcag
This portion of the Lycium ferocissimum isolate CSIRO_LF1 chromosome 1, AGI_CSIRO_Lferr_CH_V1, whole genome shotgun sequence genome encodes:
- the LOC132034051 gene encoding COP1-interacting protein 7, translating into MKSSTLLDSVVFQLTPTRTRCDLFIIANDKKEKIASGLLTPFLAHLGTAQDQIAKGGYSILLEPDTDVDAPWFTKGTVERFVRFVSTPEILERVYTIESEILQIEEAMALQGKNDSGQGRVEYKEAKPAGKFAGTKSTADVNEEKAIVLYKPGEHRPQTDSQEENSRVQLLKVLETRKSVLQKEQGMAFARAVAAGFDIDRMAQMVSFSESFGASRLRDACVRFMELWKKKHENGQWVEIEAAEAMANQLDIAAMNASGIQLSNVANKQFDSNSEMASENGNSGERPPFDQQSPNGQQQYQYIHPMFPPWAMHSPPSALPPFQGYPMQGVPYYPAYPGNGHPYQPPYPGMENSPTGVTPRSRQKRRSLDRRESNSDSEEGEEMESEGSHSQRKKAGRSRKNKSGKVVIRNINYITSKAKNSSDSESEAASGSEKDADSEDLEGNGHNPVNKQTSRSPKTRRSRTKLQDESISYDDTVCEKEPDGGHWLAFQNCLLKGNEEERHADKNGMFAMEKDARRRPKSTIANGEVLLSSRGYDNAQGLGDQMDMHFPEINGRKVMPRTANDEFMLNGRENQSGLRNSLDPLAVNAFEHTNKLDKASSHDMTDESFIVTFRSMSLDGVGPDGRTAINMESELPSMHQKSENNSAGIMSYEPNDLSMMPERGTEKSSGVYDPAFDYEMQVCIEGSASKDKRKNGVSNEAKEGSKKSEKDRRSKATVDTSDKKRSGGPIRKGKMSKSSPLDDARARAERIRSFKADIQKMKKEKEEADQKRIEALKLERQKRIASRGGSSSGRSPASTTQTRKLPAKSSPGTFRGSKFSDSEPGSSSPLQRTKIRTSLGSSDLQKGSKASKSTDGSKLAGSNKLSRSASSLSEPKKENNGVTPDSKASMARIRRLSEPKAISSKPDTLRKAQSAELSKPKARSAEPVSKTKRSDVPESKKISAIIDLDKKKAATLPELKIRTTKDSSDLPQDKPAAEIIAKEKNDRPSVASEGIQSYKNDLDENIIEKTVVMLEKEKPSLVVEECDHIDSVEKTDYASTRDPPSPFEGFIRAPVPSRLQELPNSHETGTSYADDTPKFANIGSTVYRAPYARVSSIEDPCTRNLEFVKAPPSSSDTGSTVKEIAKAHAPDIHTVRVDNNPEAAEKTQVKESPKGFKRLLRFAKKNHTSAGAESNGASMSSIKQDDSATNASLPGEVYTLKNLISQDETPTAGNVSQKSRLSLLSPFRSKTSEKR